One Tachysurus vachellii isolate PV-2020 chromosome 14, HZAU_Pvac_v1, whole genome shotgun sequence genomic window, tgcagaaACAAGTGTATTTTGGTTAATCAGCAagtaaaacactaaacaaattaaattatgCCTTTTTacataatacacaaacaaaacacagtgtACTGGTGAAAACACATCTGCACAACTCACACAATTACCacagaaatgacatcatttgtattattattattgctcttaataacaataatgaagGTAAATATAAACTAAACTGTGAGAATCATTGTGCTCCTGCATCTTCAGAGGCTTTTTCATACTGCAGCAGctgcagagaaagaaagaaaaaacccacatCAGGAAACAGGACATGTAccatatctcacacacacacacacacacacacacagaggcagacacaaacacacacacacacagaggcagacacacacacacagaggcagacacaaacacacacagaggcagacacaaacaaacacacacacacacacacacacacacacacacacaggcagacacacacacacagaggcagacacacacacacacagaggcagacacacacacacacacagaggcagacacacacacacacacagaggcagacacacacacacacacacagaggcagacacaaacacatagaggcagacacacacacacagaggcagacacacacacacagaggcagacacacacacacagaggcagacacaaacacacacagaggcagacaaacacacacagaggcagacaaacacacacagaggcaaacacaaacacacacagaggcagacacaaacacacacagaggcagacacaaacacacacagaggcagacacaaacacacacagaggcagacacaaacacacacagaggcagacacacacacagaggcagacacacacacatagaggcagacacacacacatagaggcagacacacacacacacacacagaggcagacacacacacacatagaggcagacacacacacacacacagaggcagacacacacacacacagaggcagacacacacacacacacagaggcagacacacacacacacagaggcagacacacacacacacacagaggcagacacacacacacacagaggcagacacacacacacacagaggcagacacacacacacacagaggcagacacacacacggaggcagacacacacacacacagaggcagacacacacacagaggcagacacacccccacacacacacagaggcagacacacacacacacacacacacacacacacacagaggcagacacacacacacacacaggcagacacacacacacacaggcagacacacacacacagaggcagacacacacacacagaggcagacacacacacacacagaggcagacacacacacacacagaggcagacacacacacacacagaggcagacacacacacacagaggcagacacacacacacaggcagacacacacacacaggcagacacacacacacacacaggcagacacacacacacacacaggcagacacacacacacacacacacacaggcagacacacacacacacacacacaggcagacacacacacacacagaggcagacacacacacacacacaggcagacacacacacacacaggcagacacacacacacagaggcagacacacacacacacagaggcagacacacacacacacagaggcagacacacacacacagaggcagacacacacacacaggcagacacacacacacaggcagacacacacacacacacaggcagacacacacacacacaggcagacacacacacacacacacacacacaggcagacacacacacacacacacacaggcagacacacacacacacacaggcagacacacacacacacacaggcagacacacacacacacaggcagacacacacacacacaggcagacacacacacacacaggcagacacacacacacacaggcagacacacacacacacaggcagacacacacacacacaggcagacacacacacacacaggcagacacacacacacaggcagacacacacacacaggcagacacacacacacaggcagacacacacacacaggcagacacacacacacaggcagacacacacacaggcagacacacacacaggcaggcagacacacacacacagaggcagacacacacacaggcagacacacacacacaaaggcagacacacacacaaaggcagacACAGACTGGAACCCGACATGGCCATGGTCTAAACAGGAAGCTGATATATATGGAGATGTTTATGTTCCTCACCTGGTTCCTGAGCTCACGGTTCTCCTCCTGGAGCAGGTCATACTTCTGCTGCAGTTCCTCCAGTTCCACTCGGAGAACCTCCACTTGGTTGGTATCTGGGTCTTCTGCAAACAGACGCTGCTTTAAAAACCTAACAAAACACTCACTAAGGAGCAACAATCAGGTGTTCAGTACATTAACATGATGGAGAACATCAGCTCACTAGTAAATGGTAGCTCAGTCATGACTCTACATGGCTCTAAGATATTTTCATGAACAATAAAATCAGTATTGCTGTGAAGATTACGTCTTATCATTTTCTTAATTAATGAAACTCTTTCCACCGCTTCTCCAACACAGCATCAATGAGAACTCTCAGCATCATTGAGGTTTCTCTACATACTACTGTTACCTCTTTATTTCATTCTCACAGATGTGAAGCAATTCTTGGCTGTTTATTTCTATGATgctgtgaatatttttatattatatattctgtattcttaTTTAATACTCAcagtctatattgtctcacattgtttgtattgtctttatagtctgttttgtcttgtatagctaaatgtatagtataatgttattgatgtctgtgtgtcaacatcaacacacttggccaataaacctgattctgattctgattctgattgtgaGATTAGACCTATATCACCATAGGCATGTGAACAGGAAGGAAATCAGCGTTTCTGAACCTTTCTATTTCCTGTCTCTTCTGTCTAGTCTAActgcatgtgtctgtgagtagtgtgtgtgtgtgtgtgtgtgtgtgtgtgtgtgtgtgtgtgtgtgtgtgtatgaggtgaAGGATACTCCAGGGCATTGCTGGGTTTCTCCGTCTCCTCATATAAGGCCACCATCACTGTGAAGTGCAAGTGAGGAGAAGGTTAACGTTGTATGGACGTTGTTAAGACGATACGATCTTAAACGTAGACATTAACATTATGGTCACACCATTAGTCAGACTGTCCAGTACGCCGGCCTTCTCCAGGTATCTCCTGAACCTCTCCTGCTTCCACCGTGAGGACTGAAAGATGTACACACAGCACTGTCAGGTCCAGCAGAACTGCCTATACTCAAAAGTGTTGGAACTTACTTACACCACAGATTTATACACTGCTGTCTTCATTGTTAGGCCTTCACAGATCAACATAAGTGACTATCATAACTGTAGTCTCTCTAAAATTTGTGTTATCAGTAGTTTCCTGCACAGCTTGTTACATTACTGAAGAACTAGCACAGATCTGTCTGACACAGAAATGCACAGGTGTGCTCATTTTTAGACACTTACATGCATCAGTGTATGCAAACATTTACAGTCCATATGCAACAGGAGTGAAGAAAACTTCCTGCTCAGCTACAGTCACTATGAGTCCTTGATTTACAGTGCAGGTGTAGTACGACAAAACCACTGGAAGAGGCTGTGAGGACACCTAGAGGCAGCTTTCAGTCACTGCACCAACATTTCTGTACATCAccaaattatattaattttcaaaatgctaaaaataacaaaatacatttttaatcaagATCTATACTGGAACATGTCTGTCATTGTCTTTTAGTGTTCAGGCCTTAAATACTTATAAAACTTAAAACttataaatagaaagaaagaaagaaagaaagaaagaaagaaagaaagaaagaggcaggcaggcacgcatgcacacacacacactctctctctctcacacacacacacacacgcacgcacacacactctctctctcactctctctctctctctctcactctctctctcactcactcactcactcactcactcacacacacacactctctctctctctctctctctctctctcccacacacacacacactctctctctctctctctcacacacacacacacacacacacacacacacacacacacacaatgttaatcATTGACTAAACACGTTATTAATGACCTCAGGTGTGTTATTaaacagtatatacattttaataagaaacaCTGACTTGTTTTATAAAATTGCTTATTTCCAAAAGCactgcaattttatttttaataattttaagaatattatttgagaatatttttatatcaagcAGCAACTGTAATAaatcactttaaaaataaaaagttgcaTATTCGTATGTTTCCGCGTGGATATAAGATATTAAAGAGTTAATACAAAGAgataaaaactaattaaaataacatttaatcagATGAACAAATTTAATCATGAACTCCAGAAACCAGCTGCCGTCAGAAGCCTCACATGCTAATGTAGTTTAGCATGAATAATGTACACGGAACAATAAATACTGTTATGTGCAGTCAAACTCCACTAAACTACTATCTGCAGCATGACAGCGGTTAGAACCACACGTTATGACTCTTAATAAACGATACTTACTCTGTAGTGTGCCATTTTAGTTGAGTTTTCCAGAGAACACAATTAGCTCCAGTTTACCTGGGGTTGAACTTCATCTGTAACGCATGCGCACTAAACGCGACACTAGCACGCGCTCACGGAATACTTACTACAAGCCGCTACTGCTCCACCAATCAGATTAGTGTTCAGCCATGACAGCTCTGTTAGTCTCTTcctacaattatttattaacaaataagataaaagaaataacttttaaaatattacataaatgttatccatataaacacagaggcaACTGAACAGTGAATGTGTTTATGTTAAAACATTTTggaacttatttatttagttataaataaattatgacaAAATCCTCGGATTCAGTAAAttgttcatatatttattattatttataaaggtatattttaatatataggtatttttaatgcaaaaatgtaaatgtaaatgcagaaTCCTCTACTGTCCTTGTCTTTGGTGCACTACAAGGTCATGTTTGTGTTGGGCACaattacaaacataaataaataaataaataaataaataaatatgtaaatatttaaagtaataaaaaatacccTCAatgtcttcttcatcttcatctttcgTCTTTTCCCGTTAGGTGGCACCCCAGTGATTTGTCTGTCTCCACCTaactctcacaccagttaccttcaatgtcctcatttaacacatccatacgtctcctctttgtccttcctcttgacctcttacctgcagctccatctccaacatctttctaccaatataaccatctccctcctctgtacatgtccaaaccatctcaatctagtctctctgtccttgtccccaaaacagccaacctgagctgtccctctgatgtgctcttTCCTAATcttgtccatcctcgtcactcctaaagagaacctcaacatcctcatctctgctacctccatctctgcctcatgtcttttcctgaCACATTTCTCCTCCCACTCCAACTCGTCTGTATTCACCTGTTTTCCACACTCCCAGTCACACTAGATACATACCTCTCATACacatcctgaactactctgatgtacttctctgtcactcctgacatcctcatacagtaccgtAGCTCCTCTCTCATCACCCTGTCGTACACTTTCTCTAcatcaggggtcaccaacctttttaagactgagggctacttcaagggaactgagtagtacgaagggctaccggtttgatacaaacttcctcaagagcaaaattgcacagatcactttttaaataataataataataataataataataataataataataataataataataataataatatggtgaagagactgctcacatgtcaatgttaattattctccacaattattaacaatgatttacacaacaatgatggaaggaatattcacaagttatctagtctttttttttaacaatttttcacatttctgtgcaccatttttaatttaatgttatggtgttttcaatgaacacgtGTTatctctttgtctgtaaatgtcagttagtgggaagcctggcactgcattctgcacaccagtgtactgtaatctggtgaataatttgacactgcaagtctgagtgagtctatgtgtaaatgttcatcagtaaggtgtgttctgtgtttgttcttgataaagttcattttagaaaaggctgattcacagagataggttgaaccaaaaaggcatgcaactttcatagctgctgttcatacaccactgtacttttctgtgacaacaaggcaccaaaagtttgatgtagactgatgggctttgaggtggaggtcattttgcaacattaggatttctatctctacctgtccagcatccaagttgaacagagcacttagttgctcaacagtgcatgtcatgtccacttgcattaaaggatttgtaacggctttttctgtccttaatgccccgccgggtgggtagttagcattgaaacattcgtgacgcagactgaagtgtctcgccacattgtgccactttgccgtcgcaacagtcgtcccgcaaatgagacacacgTCTCATACGTACATATTATATACGTATTACGTTCACTAAAATATCGTTCTCCAATATCCTTTTGGAAATCTTAGCAGTGACTTATTTGTTGATGCAAGTTCTATTTATGCTTCAGTTTTTTGTGTCTAGTGGAGTATAAAAACTCTACAGAAGGAGGGTGGTGTTAAACTAAGTCAAGAGGCTTCTTGGCCTAGTAGGCCTCTGCTGGAGAAGGGCCTGGGCATCAGCAGTTTTGCCTACATTCAACTACAACAATTACCTTTTGTACATCTTGGTAAGATCATGCCTCCTAAGCAAActaaagctgcagtgtgtgaggATGAGTCTGTTGTCACCATGAGTGTACTCTCCCAAATGCTGGAGCAGCAGAGAGAGTTTTATAAAGACATGCTAACTCAGCAACAAGAAAACTTTAAAAGTTTCATACAAGTGATTATGGAGGGAACAAACAAGAGACTGGATGGTGTTATACGGGATGTACAGGAGCTGAAGACAAGTCTGGAATTCACACAACATATAATGGAGGAGATGAAATCTGGACATAAAGAAACTGaagccaaaataaaatcttttgaaAACGACTTAATGAATTTAAAACGTGACATTGATGGAATGTTCACCAAGCTTGACTACATTGAAAATCAACATAAAAGGAAAAATTTAGTCATTGACGGTATAATGGATGATAAGGAAGAGAGTTGGAGTGGGTTGGAGAAGGAGGTGCAGCACATGTTCTCCAATAATCTGGGACTGGATGGGAAGATTGAAATTGAGCGTGTCCAAAGGATAGGTCAGTACCAGGAGGGTGGAAGGCCCAGGAGAGTTATGGTGAATCTGCTGCGCCTCAAAGACAAACAACGCATTCTTTCCTCTGCTAAAAAACTCAAGGGGACTAACATCTACATAAATGAAGATTTCTCTGGGGCTGTGCTTCAGAGAAGAAAGGAACTATGGCCTAAACTTAAAGCTGCTAGAGCCCAAGGTGAAAAGGCAATACTAAGGTATGATAAATTGGTAATTTTGCCTAGAGAGGAAAGGATCCGGGACTAAGACATAATtcagtgtaaaataatgttatattataattctgatgtgttttaaattatattcttATATCACACTAATGTGTACAACCAAAACTAGTAAAGGTTTGGTTTTGGCacttctaaacattttttagtataaagaacaaaatacaagacattaataATTTAGTGCATAAGTATTCAATCAATATATTAGCCCTATCTGAAACACATCTCGACAGCTCTATTCAAAACTCAGAATTACCAGTTAaaggttttaatgtttttagaaaGGATAGAAATAAATTTGGTGGTGGTGTGGCCATCTTTGTGCAAAGTAATATTCCTtgtaagttaaaataaaattttatacgCAATGACATTGAAGCTATATGGGTAGAAGTCTATGTACCTTATATGAAACCAGTGCTTGTGGGATGCTGTTATAGACCTCCTAATGCACACGTGGACTATCTGACATGCTTGGGTGAAATGCTTGATAACGTCTCTGATGTTAATTGTGAACTTTACTTGCTTGGAGATATGAACATTGATTGGAATGATGACAGAtgcataaagaaaaagaaattattttcctatataaGTGTCTGCAATTTACATCAAATAGTTAATGTGCCAACAAGAATCTTTAGCAACAAGGTGGGCATTACAACAGCAACATGTATTGACCACATTTACACTAATGTACCAGAATTGTGTACTGACGTTGTGTCAATACCAGTAGGGTTTAGTGATCATAATCTCATTGCTGTTAACAAGAAAGCTAAAGTCCCTAAAGCTAAAGCTATTTTTGGTACTTATAAAAGGTTTTATAAAGTATCTGCCATTGAAAGGATTGTGGGAGAAGTTAAAAATGTCAATTGGAAACATGTGTACAGTGGCCACAACCCAGGAGCTTCCTTGGATGTTTTTATGAGTATGCTTTTGAGCATTGTTAATAAATATGCACCGATGAAAAATAtggtaataaaaac contains:
- the mycbp gene encoding C-Myc-binding protein, yielding MAHYRSSRWKQERFRRYLEKAGVLDSLTNVMVALYEETEKPSNALEFLKQRLFAEDPDTNQVEVLRVELEELQQKYDLLQEENRELRNQLLQYEKASEDAGAQ